GCGCCGCCCTTATTTAGCCGAGAAGTTCGGCGAGATCCGCATCAGGGGTGGTGATGGGTGCGATGTTGTAGTTCTCCACCAGGTAGTTGAGGACGTTGGGCGTGACGAACGCGGGCAGGGTCGGTCCGAGTTTGATGTTTTTGATGCCCAGGGCGAGCAGGGAGAGCAGAATGGCCACGGCCTTCTGTTCATACCAGGACAGGACCAGGGAAAGCGGCAGGTCGTTGACGCCGCATTCAAAGGCATCCGCCAGAGCCAGAGCGATCTGCACGGCGGAATAGGCATCGTTGCACTGGCCGATGTCGAGCAGACGGGGAATGCCTCCGATATCGCCGAGCTTCTTGTCAAAGAAACGGAATTTGCCGCAGGCCAGGGTCAGGATAACCGTGTCCGCCGGGGCCTTTTCCACGAATTCCGTGTAGTAGTTGCGGCCGGGCTTTGCGCCGTCACAACCGCCCACCAGGAAGAAGTGCCTGATCTTGCCAGCCTTGACCGCATCGATAACGGTTCCGGCCACGGACATGACGGCATTCCGGGCAAAGCCAGTCATTACCGATCCCTTATCGATATCCTCTTTAAATCCTTCCATTGAAAGAGCTTTTTCAATAACAGGCGTGAAATCGTCATTGCCCACATGCACAGCGCCGGGCCAGCCGACCAGGCCGGTGGTAAAGATGGCGTCAATGTAGTTTTTCGGGTCCTGGATGCAGTTGGTGGTCATGAGAATGGCACCGGGGAACTCGGCGAATTCCTTCTTCTGATTCTGCCAGGCAGTGCCGTAGTGACCGGCCAGGTGCGCATATTTCTTCAGTTCGGGATAGCCATGGCAGGGCAGCATCTCGCCGTGGGTATAGACGTTGATGCACTTGCCCTCGGTCTGCTTGAGCAGGGTTTCGAGGTCCTTGAGGTCGTGACCGGAAACAAGGATAGCCTTGCCTGCGGAGGGTCCGAGCTTGACTTCGGTGGGTTCGGGATGGCCATAGGTGGAGGTGTTGGCGTCGTCCAGCAGCTCCATGGCGCGGATGTTGATGCGGCCGCATTCCAGCGCGGCCTCGACGCACTGCTCCAGGGTCAGGTCGGTGGACAGGGTGGCAACGAGCAGACCTTGAATCTTGGCGTAGAGTTCATTGTCCTCCTTGCCGAGAATGGCGGCGTGATCGGCGTAGGCGGCCACGCCCTTGAGACCGTAAGTCAGGGTCTGCTTGAGAGACTTGAGGTCCGCGTTGGGTTCCGGGTCGTTTTCAACGCCGAACCCCTTGCCCTGAAGGACCATGCCGGAGAGATCGGCAGCGGGCATGAACACGGCCGGGCCGTCAAATGCAACACCGGAGACCTTTGCCTTGAGTCCGTCACGCAGGGCCACACATTCATTGATGAGGGCGACGAAACGGGCGTCGTCGAAGTTGACGTTGGTCAGGGTGGAAAAAACCGCCTTGACCGTGAAGAGGTTCACTTTCGGGTCTTCGATGCCGGCATTGCGTGCGGCAATGGCCACCTGGGAAAGCCCCTTGGTCACATAAAGAAGAAGGTCCTGAAGAGTGGCGGTATTATCTGTTTTACCACACACGCCGACTTTGGTGCAGCCGCCTTTGGCAGCCTGTTCACATTGATAACAAAACATGGTTACTCCTTTGTTTTGGTAAATTCGCGTTCGATGGGTCAAGGAATAAACCAAACCGGAACGACTCAGTATGACTTGAGTCAAAAAGCTGCGATAAAACGCCCTTCTTTGATTTTTTTTGCCCAGGTTTTCTTTCTTCCACAGGAATGGTAGAAGTCAGGCATTCCGCAACATCTTGACATGTCTTTGTATTTCGGAGGAACAATGCAGACCAAAGTGGACCATCTGGTGATAGCGGCCACGGACATCGACCGGGGCGTGGACTATGCCGAATCACTGCTGGGCGTACAGATGCCCAAGGGAGGGGTGCATGAAAAAATGGGCACCCACAACCACCTGATGCAGTTGGGCGATGCGCTTTTTCTGGAGGTCATCGCCATCAACCCCCAAGGCGAACCGCCCACGAGACCGCGCTGGTTCGGCCTGGACGACCCGTTTGTACGGGCACGGCTTGATCGTGAACCCGCCTTCCTGGCCTGGGTGGTGAATACCGACGACATCCACACCCTCATGGCTCAATCCGCAATCTCCCTTGGACGGGCGGAATCCGTCAGCCGCGGCGACCTCAACTGGCAGTTCGGCCTGCCCTCCGATGGTCGGCTCCTGGCCGGCGGCATGATCCCGTATGTCATCCAGTGGGGAACCGGAGAGCATCCCGCCGCCCGGATGGCGGACCTCGGCTGCCGCCTGATCGGTCTGGACATTCACCACCCCTATCCCGAGTGGATCGGAGCAGTGCTGAATTCCATCGGCCCCGTGGGCATGGTGCAGGTACACAAGGCCGCGTCCGGCACGCCACCCTACATGACGGCCAGCATCGACACCCCCGCAGGCATCCGGCTGCTCAGCAGCAGGCAAGACAAGGGATGCTGACAGCCAAAGGAAATGTGATCCTTTATGTATTTCATATGTTGATTGCCCCCGACAAGGGTATTGACGCATCCCGCTTTATTAATCCCCGCCCTTTTGATAGGGATGGTCAACACTCCTATAATCAGGAACCGCCATGCAATGCCGCATCCGTTCATACGCACTGAGCCTTGCTTTGACCGCCGCCTTGCTGCTGGCGGTACTTGCCACTCCCGGTTTTGCCAATCCCCTGGGGAAAAAGCAGATATTCCTGCTCAACTCCCATCATCACAACTTCAAGTGGAACGAAGAAATCTACCAGGGCCTGACAACGGCACTCATCTCCCGCGAGACCGGCACCGTTCTGCATGCAGAGAACACGGACACCAAGCGTGTGGAGTTCAACGAACAACACGAACGGCAACTCGAAGAAGTATTCGAGCACAAATACGGCAGCAAGGATCTGGACCTGATCATGGTCACGGACAACAATGCCTTCACATTCATGCGCCGCTTTCATTCGATATTGTTCCCCGACGTTCCCGTGATCTTCTGTGGGGTGAAATTCTTCCGGGACGGACTGCTCGACGGCCACCCTCGGTTCACGGGCATGACCGAAACCCTCGACGCCCTCGGCCCCCTGGACCGGGCACTGATATTCCAACCCAAGACACAGGACATATTCACCATCACCGACAACACCCCTACGGGTGTACCCATGGCCCAAGCCGGAAGCCTGCCTCGCGACCTCCCGGTCATCCGCCATGCCTTCTTCACACCCGGTTTCGATTATGTGCAGATGGAAAAACTCAACATCCGCCTGACCGACCTGCCTGAGAACAACGTCATCATCAAACACACAAGCTCTTTCTATTCGGAACATCCCGATCTCATCCTGATCGGAGCGGGTTTTGCCGCCGTCCAATCCATGATCATCCTGGCCCTGGTTTTCAACATCAACCGCAGACGCCAGGCGGAAAGACAACTGCGCAGTGTCCAGCGCACACTTGAAGAACGTGTCCGGGAACGCACCAGCAAGCTGCGGGACTCGGAAGAGGCCCTGCGGACCGTTTTCGACAGCTCGCACGACGCCGTCATCATCCTTGACAGCCAGGGGGAAATACTGGAGGTGAACCGGCGCATGATTGAAATGTTCGGGCTCGGCGACATGGACCCAAATGATGTTTCCATCGCCAATGACATCTCCAGCCGGGACAACCCCTTCTACCAGACGCAGACCATCCTGCACGACGTCGTCAACGGAGCATCCCAGAATTTCGAATGGCGAGCCAAGCGGATCAAAGATGACCAGCTGTTCGACGTGGAGGTCAACCTCACCCGCATAGTGTATCGTGGCCAGGACGCCATTCTGGCCAATATCCGGGACATCTCGGTTCGCAAGGAGTCGGAAAACAACATCCGCCAAAACCTGACCAAATTCGAGGCCATCCTGGACAACTCCCTGATGGGCATCGCCATGTCCATCGGCCGCAAGCTCGTGACCATCAATCGCCGTGGCGCGGAAATATTCGGGTACAAGCCGGAAGAGCTCCTGGGCAACAGCCTCGACCTGCTCCTGGGCCACTACCAGACCGAGAACGAATTCGTCCAGGCGACCAAGACTGCCCTGCGTGAACGGGGAGAATTCAACTCGGAACAGGCTTTCAGGAGCAAAAACGGTTCCACGGTCTGGTGCCGCATGTACGCCAAGACCGTTGATCCCGAAAGCCTGCGCAAGGGTGTCATCTGGGCCTGGGACGACGTCACGGATAGCCGCAGAGCCCAGGAGGACCTGTTGCGTACCCGCGAGGACGCCGAAGCCGCCAACAGGGCCAAATCCGAATTCCTGGCGGCCATGAGCCACGAGATCAGGACGCCCATGAACGCCATCGTGGGCATGACCGACATAACGCTGCAGACCGACCTGACCGACAACCAGCGGGACTACCTCAAAACCGTCAAGGACTCCGCACAGCACCTGCTCTCCATCATCAACGACATCCTCGACCTGTCCAAGATCGAAGCCCGCAAGCTGGAGCTGGACTGCGTGGACTTCGACCTGTCTTTCCATGTCAGGGCTACCATGAAAGGCCTGGAACTCCAGGCTCGGCAGAAAGGGTTGAACATGATCCTGGAAATAGACGAGGATCTCCAGCAGTGCGTCAAGGGCGACCCCTTGTCCGTGCGGCAGGTGCTCGTCAATCTGGTGGGCAATGCCATCAAGTTCACGCATAGAGGCACCATCACCGTCCGGGTTTTGCCTGCAAAGGTGCCCATACTGCCGGACAAGGACAGCCGTACACTGGGGGTCTCCTTTGAGGTGGAAGACACCGGCATCGGCATCCCCCGCGAATTCATGGGCACCCTCTTCCAGAGCTTTTCCCAATCCACCCGAGCCTTTGGCGGCACCGGCCTGGGCCTGGCCATCTGCAAGGAGCTCATTTCGCTCATGGGCGGCGACATACAGGTCACCTCCACCGTGGGCAAAGGCAGCGTCTTCTCGTTCACCGTCTGGTTCCAGCCCGGCGTATACTGCCCCCTGCCTGTCGAGGATACCCGCGGCCTGCCCGATGCGCCCACCCGACCCGTCCGCATTCTGGTGGCGGAAGACAACGACGTCAACGTCATGGTCACCACCCTCAAGCTCGAGGACCTCGGTTACTCCTATGCCGTGGCCGGAACCGGCCTCGAGGTTCTGGACCTGCTCAAGCGCGAGGCCTTCGACCTCATCCTCATGGACATTGAAATGCCCGTTCTGGACGGCATCTCCACCACCAAGGCCATCCGCTCGGCCATACCGGGTGGCCCCATTCCCGACCCGACCATCCCCATCGTCGGTGTTACGGCCCACGCCCTCAAGGAGTTCAGGGACAAAAGCCTGGAGGCAGGCATGGACGACTATGTGGCCAAGCCCGTGGACTTCCACGAACTGGCCATGATCATCAACAGATTGATCGGCTCCCTGCCCGTGCCGCCCAAAGCAATGACTCCCGCCGAAACAATCCCCTCTCCTCCAAGGGAACCCCTGGCAACAAATCTCGAATCAGTCCCGACCTGGACCCCGGATGCGGCCATGAAAAACCTCGGAGTGGACAAGACCACCTTCACGGATTTCCTGGCCACCGCCCAAACCGAACTGCTTGTCATGACGAAAGAGCTTCACCAGGCTTTTGACTCTATGGACATGGATCTCTCCCGGGAACTGGCACGCACGCTCAAATCCGTCTGCGTGGCCATAGGAGCCAACCCGGCGGCCTTGGCAGCCTCGGTGTTCATGGATGCCTGCCAGGGCATGGGCGACCCTGGCGAAACACTCGAAAAATTCAAAGTCGAAATAGCTTCTCTCCTGAAAATCATGGACGAAAACCCATAGTATCCCTATGGTTTGACACAGTAAGACTGGCGAGGGAGGTTCGACCATGTCCGACAATGACTACAGTGAGTTACGAAAATTTGTGGCACCTGAATTCGTGTTCGGCGCGGGCGCGGCCATGCTGGTGGGACAATATGCCGCCAACCTGTCCATAAAAAAGGCGTTGGTCGTAACCGACCCTGTACTCGAATCCATCGGCTGTTTGGGCAGAATCGTGGACCGCCTCCGGGAAGAAGGGGTAAATTGCACTGTCTTCTCCGACATCACGCCCAACCCTCGACATGCCGAAGTCATGGCCGGGGCCGAAGTCTACCGCAGGGAAGGATGTGATGCCATCGTGGCTGTGGGAGGAGGCTCTCCCATGGATTGCGCCAAGGCCATCGGCATCGTCTGCACCAACAATCGGCATGTGCTCGAATTCGAGGGTGTAGACAACGTCGAACGCCCCGGACCACCGCTCATATGCATTCCCACCACGGCCGGAACCGCTGCCGACATTTCCCAGTTCTGCATCATCAACAACACGGACCGACACGTAAAGATCGCCATTGTTTCCAAGACCATGGTGCCGGATCTGGCCCTCATCGACCCTCTGCTTACCCTGACCATGGGGGAGGATCTGACCGCCCATACCGGACTGGACGCCTTGACCCATGCCTTTGAGGCCTTTGTCTCAAACGCCTCGTCCCCCATCACCGACCTGAACGCCATGGAAGCCGTGCGCCTGGTCAATGAACACCTGCTTGCCGCCGTGCAACGGCCAGACGACATGGAGGCCAGGACCGGCATGATGCTCGCTTCCACCCATGCGGGGCTGGCCTTTTCCAATGCCATTCTCGGCGCGGTCCATGCCATGGCGCACAGTCTCGGAGGGTTGCTGGACGTGCCCCATGGCTTGTGCAACGCCATTCTGCTGGACCATGTCGTCGAATACAACTTCGCTTCGGAACCGGAAAAATACCGCAAACTCGGTCTGGCACTGGGCGCGCCCATTCCACAAGACGCCCCCTTGGACGCAGCACGGGAGGAAACCCTGAATGCGATTCGTTCCCTCAAGCAGTCCGTGGGCATCAAGGACAATCTGTACCAACTGGGGATGACCGAGGCCGTTCTGCCGCTTCTGGCGGAAAATTCCCTGGCAGACGCCTGTATGCTGACCAATCCGAAACAACCGACGACAAATGAACTCATCGAATTATTCAGACAAGCCTGCTGATCCGGAACTGGACCAGACTTCCGAGCGTCAAAAACTCATCGGTCTGGGCAAACGGTCCATCAGCAAAAGCTACTACCCGGAACTCAAGACCCGTCTTGACGAATTGGAGCAATTCCGTGCCCTGCTGGATAGGGTGAATGATGCCATCTTCGTGGTGGACCCGGACACGGGTATGATACTCGACACGTCAGGATCGACTCACACCCTGCTCAATTGCAGTCTGCAAAAAATCAAAGGCTCCCTGTTCAAGAACATCCTGCCGCAACATATCCGGCGGTATGCCGACAACCTCTTCAACAACGAGACCAAGACGACTCGTCTGGAAACCGAATTCCGCTGTCCCGAAACAAAAGACTCTCCCTCGGTGCCCGTGGAAATGACCCTGCAGCTGGTCTCCCTCGGAGACACGCGCCGGGCAATCATCGTTGCCAGGGACATCAGCGAAAGGAAACGCAACGAACGAGCGCTCAAGCAAAGTCACGACCTCCTTGAAATCCGGGTACAGGAAAGAACTAAGGAGCTTGATCAAGCCAACAAGGCCAAATCCGATTTCCTTTCCACCGTATCCCACGAACTGCGCACCCCGCTCACGGCGGTCCTCGGTTTCACCAAGATCATCCGCAAGAAAATGATCGACTCGATCCTGCCTGCCCTGGCGCATACCGAAGGCCCACGGCTGCAACGGGAAGCGGAACAGATCATGAAAAACATCGATATCATCACCAGCGAGGGCAACAGGTTGACCTCACTCATCGACAACGTTCTCGACCTGGCCAAAATGGAAGCGCAAAAGGTTTCATACAATCTGACCCCACTCCAGCCGGAAGAATTCATCCAGAGGTCGGTGGATGCCATATCCTCCCTGTTCGACGGGACCAACCTGGTGCTCCTGCTCGAAATCGAACCGGACCTTCCCAGGGTCATGGGGGACCTGGACAGGCTGATCCAGGTTATGGTCAACCTTTTTTCCAACGGGGTGAAGTTCACCTCGGAAGGCACGATAACCTGCAGCGCCCGACGCGTGGGCGACAACGTGCGCATCAGCGTTTCGGACACCGGCATAGGAATCCCGGCAGACCTGCTGGAAACCGTTTTCGAAGAGTTCTCTCAAGTGGGAGGAAATAAGTCCGACCGGCCCAGAGGGACCGGTCTCGGCCTGCCCATCTGCCGTCATATCATTGAGAAACACGGAGGCCATATCTGGGCCGAAAGCCACATCCGCAAGGGAAGCGAATTCGCCTTCACCCTACCCGCCATGAAGGAAAGCCCCTGACGAGAAGGTGTTCCGCCCTTATGGTGAAATGCGGCTAGAAACGGAACAGGTACCGTTTTGCGATGGTATTGTAGGTTCCGTCCCTGTGCATCTGATCCAAAGCCTGCTCGATTTTTTGGATGACCATGTCCTTGTCCTCAAGGCTTGATGACCGGGAAAGGACAGCATAGGAAGGCTGTCCGCTCACAATCTTCCTTGGAAGATACACGATGGAACTGGTCATGCCCATGGTCGTGAGCCGGTTATAGGTCACATCGATATTGCCGGCAAAGGCGTCGATAGTGCCGTTCAGCAACCCCTTCATGGCCTCCCGGTGATCCTGGAACTCCACCACCTTCATTTTCCCGGCACTGCGGGCTGCTTCGAACTCCGGGCCCAGGTTCACACCAACAATCTGACCAAGGGTCTTTCCGGCCAGATCGTCATATGACTCAAAGGGAAACCGACCGCCGGCCAGGGTGAAGAGGACATAATCGCTGAAATGCACCGGCACCGCATCCATGAACATGGCGAATTGTTCCCGTTCAGGGGTTCTGAAAAGCGAAGTCGCTCCATCGCACCGCCCCTGCCGGACCATCTCGATGAGCGTTGCCCATTCCTGGGGTTGCACGGTCAACTCCAGTCCGGCCCGGCGGGCTGCCTCGGCAAGGACTTCCACGTCGATGCCGGTTGCACGGCCGCCGTCGGCAACCATGGAATACGGCGCAAAATCCATATCTGAAACGAACAGCAACGGCCCCTCGGCCCGGACAGGACTTGAAAACAGAACCAAAACACTCAAAATGGAAAGAATCGTCGTTTTCATGAGGCGTCTCCTGATGGGTGTGGATTATTTCATCATACTCATTTCCATAGTCATAGACAAGGAATCATGGACAATTCCTTGTTTGCCGTGATAAATTTGATACGACTAAAGACTCTCCACACCGCCCCCGGCTGAAAAAGGAATCCACTTTGAGACTGTCCCGTGTGCTGATCATCGATAACGACACCTCGTTCAGGGTACGGGCGGCCGACTATCTCGGGGAAAAGGGCTATGCACCTCTTCAAGCCGAAGACAACTCCACGGCCATAGATCTCTTCCTGAGCGAAAAGCCCGATGCCGTCCTGCTCGATCCCCGGCTCCCCGACACTGACGGCCTCTCTGTCCTGGCAGAACTGGTGAAGTTGTCTCCCGACACCCCCGTCATCATCATTTCCGACAACGCCCGGACAAAGGACATTCTCAAGGCCATCCAGCGAGGTGCCTGGGACTGCGTGAGCAAAGGAAAAACCGTGCTGGCCGACATGACCTTGGCACTCGCCAAGAGCCTTGAAAGAGCCGCCTTTACCGGCACACAAGCAAGAAAACCAGCCAGGGAATCCTCGGATCAACGCTGCGCCGAAGAGGCGTTCGGAAACCGGTTTTCTCTCCTTGAGACCGTGATCAACGCGGTGCCAAGCCATGTTTTCTTCAAAGACAACGAAGGCAGATTGCTGGGCGGCAACCAATCTTTCGCGAAATTCATCGGCCTGGACAGGGCCGCGTTCCTCGGAAAACGGATTGAAGATCTCCCCATTGCTGACATGGTCTCTTCCCTCCTGAACAAAAACGACGAACTGCTGGAGCGGAGCAGCTTCCAGGAGTACGAGTGCCCCGCCATGCTCAACGGATGCGAACGGGTCATCATGGTCCGCAAGACCATGTTCCATGCCCCTGACGGCAGGCCCGGCGGCATCCTGGGTGTGGCCACGGACATCACCCGCAATCTCGAAGCGGCAGAAGAACTGAAAAGAAGCGAACAGCGATACCGCAGCGTCTTTGAAGCCACGGGCACGGCCACCATCATCGTGGATGAAGACACCATCATTTCCAAGGTCAACAAAAAGTTTTCCGAATTGCTTGAATATGACGTCAAGGACGTGGAGGGCAGAATATCCTGGACCGATCTCGTCTCCAGAGAAGACCTGCCCCGCATGATCAAATATCACCGTAATCGCCGCGCTGTCGGCAAACAGGCTCCGGCTGCCTATGAATGTCGCTTCGTTTCCCGTACCGGCAAGATTCGTCATATTCACATCCAGGTTGACATGTTGCCCCACAGCACGCAGTCCATCGCGTCCATGATCGACATCACTGAACGCAAGCTCTATGAAGACCGGCTCAAGCAGACCCTGGACCAAATGCAGGCCATTCAGCAAAACGCCCGGGTGGGCATGGTCCTGGTCACCGAAGACACTATCCAGCATATCAACACCTATGGTGCCGAGATTCTGGGACGAACCAAGGAGTCTCTCATCGGAACCGACGGATCCTCGATCCTGCCGTCCAAAAGACAATACCAAAGCATACGCCGACGCAGCCTGTACGAAATCTCGGTCAGGGGAGAGCACCAGACGGAGTTGCAGCTTCAACGCCCGGACGGCTCCCTGGTCCGGCTGAATCTCTTTGCCAAGCCCATGGACAGAGACGATGTCGAAAAAGGCGTCATCTGGACCTTCACGGACGTGACCCTGCGCCGACACAACGAAACGGTCAAAACCCTCCTCTACCGCATATCCAACATGGTCAGCATCACCTCGGACCTGGATGAACTCTACGGCCGCATACACACCTTGCTCACCGAATACATCGAGGCCAAGAACTTCTTCATCGGCCTGTTGGACAAAGACAAGTCCCGCCTCAAATTTACCTATTTCGAAGACGAAAAGGACAACCTGAAGGGGCACTTCTTCGATATCAAAGACAACGGCACGCCCAGTCTGTCGGTGCAAGTCATCCGATCCGGGAAACCATGGCTGGTTGTCCAGCGGGAACTGACCAGGGAGGAATCGGAAGCCACACACGTCACCTATATGAAGAGAGGTGATTTCCTGAATATGATTTCTGCCGACGAAAGCGCCATGTTCGGATCAGCTTCACAGATATGGCTCGGCATCCCGCTCAAGATCAAAGGGGAGGTGGTCGGAGTCATGGCCGTCCAATCCTACACCAACCCGTATCAATATTCGGGCAGGGACATGGACATGCTCATTTCGGTGTCCGAGCAGATCGCCCTGGCCATCGAACGCAAGAGTATCGAACAGGACTTACGCCGGGCCAAGGAGCAGGCCGAAGCAGCCAACCGGACCAAAAACGAATTCCTGGCAAACATGAGCCATGAAATCAGAACGCCCATGAACGGCGTACTCGGAATGCTCCAACTCCTTCAGCGGTTCGAGATGAACGAGGAACAGACCGACTACGTAGAAACCGCTCTGGCCTCGGGCAGAACCCTGCTCGCCATCATCAATGACATCCTGGATTTTTCCAAGATAGAGGCGGGAAAAATGGAGGTGGTGATCGAACCCTTCACGCCCAAAGGCCTTGTCCAAGACATACTCCAGGGCTTCAAATGCCAAGCCCAGGGCAAGGGATTGATTCTGTCCAGCGAGATCGACGAGGATGTCCCTTACCTGCTCATAGGCGGCAAGAGTCGGCTCAAGCAAATCCTTTTCAACCTGGTAGGCAATGGCGTCAAGTTCACTGATTCCGGCCGGGTAACCGTGCGAATCCAGACCATTCGGAGGGATATGCCGCAGGGCATGATCAGGCTCCTCTTCTCCGTGGAGGATACCGGCATCGGCATTCCGGACCACATGATCAACAAGGTCTTTGAACCCTTCACGCAGGTTGACGGCTCGTACGTCCGGCAACACCAGGGAACCGGGCTGGGGCTGGGTATCGTCAAGCGACTGGCCGAACTCCTGGGCGGACTGCTGTCCATTGAAAGCTCCGCGGGGGAAGGTACAACCGTCCATATGGCGCTGGACCTCCAAATGGATGCCGCACACACAGAGACAAAGCAGGGCAAAACGGCCAAGACCCGGTCCGCACGAAGCGGGCTCAGTCTCCTGGTGGTCGAAGACAACCGCATCAACCGACACATGGTGACCAGGATGCTCGGCAAACTTGGGCATATGACAGCCTCTGCCTGCAATGGAAAAGAAGCCCTCAGCCTGTTGGAAACACACTCCTTTGACGCAGTATTCATGGATATCCAGATGCCCGACATGAACGGAGTCGAGGCCACCACCATCATCCGCGATTCAGGGCCTGAATCTTCCATCAATCCCTATGTGCCCATCATCGCCATGACCGCCCACGTCATGGTCGGTGACAGGGAAACGTTCCTGAACAGCGGCATGACCGAATACATTGCGAAACCGATCGACATGACCGAAGTGGAAAATGTGCTGGAAAGGCTCTTCCCGGCCTAAAAATCGTTATAATCCCACATCTGCCCAGTCCGCTCCCGACAACAATCTGAAGCTTTTTATGAAATCCTCTAGATGTTATCCCAACTTTTGCTAGCAATTCATGCTCTACCATTATATGTGAATGGGAAATGGGTACGATTACTCGAGCCGCTCGGCCGGTATCCTACTTCCCCGTATCGCCGGTCATGCTTTTCCCGGAGGCTTTGAGGGATTTTTCCGTCTACATCTGGAAGGACGGAGACTTTGTTTTGTACACTCCCTCCGGCCAGACATTCACCTCCCGGCACAGACAGATACTGCACCAAAAAAAAATCACGGAAGTCTACATCCGCGGCTCCGAAAAAGCACAATACGAAAAGTACATCGAACGCAACCTGGGCAGCATTCTCCTTGACGAATCCCTGCCCATCGAAAACCGTTCCAAGGTGTTCTACGAAGCGTCCTCGCTGGTCATGCAGGACATTTTCGACCGAAAGCTCCCCAGCTCCCTCAGGGCACGCCATTTCGACCAGCTTTCGGATATCGTCAAGAATTCCATCAAATTCCTCGCCACTGACAACTCCCTGTCCGCCGTGGCCCCGTTCATCTCCCACGACTACAAGACCTACACCCACTGCATGCACGTGTTCGTCTACTCGGTCGCCGTGTTCCGCTCCTATGAAATGACCGAAAGCGAGATCTTCGAATACGCCCTGGGCGCGCTGCTGCACGACGTGGGCAAGGCCAAGATCCCCAAACGCATCCTGAACAAACGCGGCCCCCTGACCCAGGCAGAACGCGAAATCATCAAGGAACATCCGGTCCACGGCGTGTCCATGTGCGCACACCTGCCCATGACCCAGAACACCATCAACTGCATCCTTTTTCACCATGAGAAACTGGATGGCAGCGGCTACCCGTCGGGCATCAAAAGAGACAACGTGCCTCTGCCCGTCCGCATCGTTTCACTCTCGGACATCTACGATGCCCTGACCACCGACCGCCCGTATGCCGAAGCCATGCAACCCTACGAAGCCCTCTCGCTCATCCGCAACGACCTGCGCGAAAACGTGGACATGAACGTGTTCAAGCGGTTCGTGGCAATACTCAGCGGTGCTGA
The Pseudodesulfovibrio sp. S3 genome window above contains:
- the ercA gene encoding alcohol dehydrogenase-like regulatory protein ErcA, whose translation is MSDNDYSELRKFVAPEFVFGAGAAMLVGQYAANLSIKKALVVTDPVLESIGCLGRIVDRLREEGVNCTVFSDITPNPRHAEVMAGAEVYRREGCDAIVAVGGGSPMDCAKAIGIVCTNNRHVLEFEGVDNVERPGPPLICIPTTAGTAADISQFCIINNTDRHVKIAIVSKTMVPDLALIDPLLTLTMGEDLTAHTGLDALTHAFEAFVSNASSPITDLNAMEAVRLVNEHLLAAVQRPDDMEARTGMMLASTHAGLAFSNAILGAVHAMAHSLGGLLDVPHGLCNAILLDHVVEYNFASEPEKYRKLGLALGAPIPQDAPLDAAREETLNAIRSLKQSVGIKDNLYQLGMTEAVLPLLAENSLADACMLTNPKQPTTNELIELFRQAC
- a CDS encoding PAS domain S-box protein, with translation MQCRIRSYALSLALTAALLLAVLATPGFANPLGKKQIFLLNSHHHNFKWNEEIYQGLTTALISRETGTVLHAENTDTKRVEFNEQHERQLEEVFEHKYGSKDLDLIMVTDNNAFTFMRRFHSILFPDVPVIFCGVKFFRDGLLDGHPRFTGMTETLDALGPLDRALIFQPKTQDIFTITDNTPTGVPMAQAGSLPRDLPVIRHAFFTPGFDYVQMEKLNIRLTDLPENNVIIKHTSSFYSEHPDLILIGAGFAAVQSMIILALVFNINRRRQAERQLRSVQRTLEERVRERTSKLRDSEEALRTVFDSSHDAVIILDSQGEILEVNRRMIEMFGLGDMDPNDVSIANDISSRDNPFYQTQTILHDVVNGASQNFEWRAKRIKDDQLFDVEVNLTRIVYRGQDAILANIRDISVRKESENNIRQNLTKFEAILDNSLMGIAMSIGRKLVTINRRGAEIFGYKPEELLGNSLDLLLGHYQTENEFVQATKTALRERGEFNSEQAFRSKNGSTVWCRMYAKTVDPESLRKGVIWAWDDVTDSRRAQEDLLRTREDAEAANRAKSEFLAAMSHEIRTPMNAIVGMTDITLQTDLTDNQRDYLKTVKDSAQHLLSIINDILDLSKIEARKLELDCVDFDLSFHVRATMKGLELQARQKGLNMILEIDEDLQQCVKGDPLSVRQVLVNLVGNAIKFTHRGTITVRVLPAKVPILPDKDSRTLGVSFEVEDTGIGIPREFMGTLFQSFSQSTRAFGGTGLGLAICKELISLMGGDIQVTSTVGKGSVFSFTVWFQPGVYCPLPVEDTRGLPDAPTRPVRILVAEDNDVNVMVTTLKLEDLGYSYAVAGTGLEVLDLLKREAFDLILMDIEMPVLDGISTTKAIRSAIPGGPIPDPTIPIVGVTAHALKEFRDKSLEAGMDDYVAKPVDFHELAMIINRLIGSLPVPPKAMTPAETIPSPPREPLATNLESVPTWTPDAAMKNLGVDKTTFTDFLATAQTELLVMTKELHQAFDSMDMDLSRELARTLKSVCVAIGANPAALAASVFMDACQGMGDPGETLEKFKVEIASLLKIMDENP
- the hcp gene encoding hydroxylamine reductase; amino-acid sequence: MFCYQCEQAAKGGCTKVGVCGKTDNTATLQDLLLYVTKGLSQVAIAARNAGIEDPKVNLFTVKAVFSTLTNVNFDDARFVALINECVALRDGLKAKVSGVAFDGPAVFMPAADLSGMVLQGKGFGVENDPEPNADLKSLKQTLTYGLKGVAAYADHAAILGKEDNELYAKIQGLLVATLSTDLTLEQCVEAALECGRINIRAMELLDDANTSTYGHPEPTEVKLGPSAGKAILVSGHDLKDLETLLKQTEGKCINVYTHGEMLPCHGYPELKKYAHLAGHYGTAWQNQKKEFAEFPGAILMTTNCIQDPKNYIDAIFTTGLVGWPGAVHVGNDDFTPVIEKALSMEGFKEDIDKGSVMTGFARNAVMSVAGTVIDAVKAGKIRHFFLVGGCDGAKPGRNYYTEFVEKAPADTVILTLACGKFRFFDKKLGDIGGIPRLLDIGQCNDAYSAVQIALALADAFECGVNDLPLSLVLSWYEQKAVAILLSLLALGIKNIKLGPTLPAFVTPNVLNYLVENYNIAPITTPDADLAELLG
- a CDS encoding VOC family protein, producing the protein MQTKVDHLVIAATDIDRGVDYAESLLGVQMPKGGVHEKMGTHNHLMQLGDALFLEVIAINPQGEPPTRPRWFGLDDPFVRARLDREPAFLAWVVNTDDIHTLMAQSAISLGRAESVSRGDLNWQFGLPSDGRLLAGGMIPYVIQWGTGEHPAARMADLGCRLIGLDIHHPYPEWIGAVLNSIGPVGMVQVHKAASGTPPYMTASIDTPAGIRLLSSRQDKGC